The following nucleotide sequence is from Paeniglutamicibacter kerguelensis.
GCTGCTCAGGGACACTGCGGCGATCGCCAGCAGGTAGAAGCTTGGCGCCAGCAACGATCCGGTGCCGGCGATGAGCCAGGTGAGGATGAACGGGGCAAAGCCGCCGAAGACCGTCACGGCAATGTTGTAGCCCAGCGACATTCCGGTGGTTCGGATCTGCGGCGGGAAGATCGCCGCACGCAATGCGGGCAGCGGTGCAAAGTACGCGGTGGCCAGGAAGCCGAAGACCAGCTCGATGCCGATCATGGTTCCGATGGTCGAGACGTTGACCAGCAGGATGAACAGCGGCAGGGCCGTGACCAGGGTGCCGACGGCCGCGAAGGTCATGATGCGCGCAGCGCCGATGCCCGCGCGGAACTCTTCGCATAGGCCCCATCCCCGGACGGCTTGGCCGATGGTGCCCGCTGACCCTACTATTAGTGATTGATAGAACTCAATCACTAATAGTAGGGTCGTTTTCATGTCCAAGAACAAGCCGGGGGCCTCGTCGGGATTCGCGCTGCCCGAGGCACTGGTTTCCCAACGTGTCGCCTTTGCGGGATCGGGCGCTTCGGGCACCCATGAGGACCAAAAGGCGCGTGCGCACCGAACCGGATCGACAAACCGCATAGGATCGCGGTCCGCGCGGGTGCGCGCCGCCATCCGCAACGACGGCTGGTAAGGCTAACCCAGAACAAACGGGACAAACGGGACTGGCCGGAGTTCCGTCAATGGATAGCGATCACGATGGCGGCTTGCAGGGCCAGTCCGTCAGGCACGCCGAGACCGGTGCAGGCATCCCAACCGGCGGTTGCCCGGTACGTCCCGTTGTTTCCCCGTTTGATGTCGCGGAACCCGCTTGCCGCGAGGCCGGCCTCCACCCGTGCGTAGATGGCCGGTTGCAGCAATCCGAACCCGTGCCCCTGCTGCTGGGCCAGCCTGGCAAGCAACGCGGCCCACAAGGGGGAAACGGCGCTGGTGCCGCCAAATACCACGTCCTTGCCGTCGACCCTGACCCTGTAGCCCGTTCGGGGGTCGGCGACTGCCGCGACATCAGGCACGCCCCGCCCTCCGGGGACGGCGGACGGCTCGGCGCCGGAACTGACGGTGACCTGTTGTTGCCATGGCGGGAGCGGAAATGCGTCGCTGACCCCGCCGCCGGTGGCGGATTTCGCGGAATGGTTCCACACGGTTTCGGAGCGGACCTTGCCCGTTGCCGGATCGGCCATCAGGCGGGTGCCGCCGCAGGCCAAGGCGTGCGGGCTGGAGGCCGGGAAGTCTGCATGGTTCTTGCCGTCGGAGGCGGCGTCGGCGCTGCCGTTGTCGCCTGCCGCGGCAGTGGCCGTCGCCCCGAGCAGCGTGGCGTCAACAAAGGCATTGTCCATCTCCGCGCGTGCTTGGGCCGTCCATTCGTCCTCGTTTTGGCCCCAGCTGATGCTGATCGAGGCGGGCGTCGGAGTGTCATGGGCGGCCCGGGCGACTGCGTCGACGAACCCGGCGTCGGTGTTGGGTGCGAAATAGACCTTGAGTGCGGCCCGGGGCGCCAGCGCACCGGCCACCTCGATGTCCAGCATGACCTCGCCGTCGGCCCCCTTCGGATCGGAGCCGGGCGCATTGGCCGCCCCGTCGACACCGATGGCGATCACCGTGGGACCCTCGATGCCCAGATCCGCGAAGTACACGTCGAGATCGGCCTGGACGAAGCCGCCGCCTAGTTCGATGATGGCAATGACCTGGCCGGTTCCATCGGTGTCGGCGGGGAACTTGTAGATTCGGGCCAGATCCAAGGGCGTGTAGCTTACGCCGGCGGCGGCTTTGGGTGCGACGTGAAAGTGGGGCCGCGCGGCCGGCCTGTCATCCAGGCCCAGCACGGCCGTGACCACCCCGTCCAGGGCCGCCGGCACGCTCAACCCGCCCGTGCGCTGGCGGTGCGTGACGGCTTCCCGGTTGGGTGCCACGCTTGTCACCCGTTCGAGCCGGGTTCCGAAGATCTCGGCCAGCAGCCCCGCGGTTCCGGCGACCCGCAGGCACCGTGTTGCCGGATTGGCGTCGACGACGACGGCACCGAGCTCGGTGAGGGTCGTGGTGACAAGGTCGATGTCCTTGGCGCTGGCGCCGTGGGACGCCGGCCGGGCCCCCTTCTGCGGTCCGCCGGGAAGCTTGTCCTCCGGCACTGGGCGGCTGCGGCGCAGGTAGACACTGATTTCCACCTGTTCCTCATCGATCGTGCGGACCCCGGGCCTGGCGGCCGCGGACCTGTCCGGGGCGGGTCCACGCTCGCTGCCGGGCAGCGGAACGCGGTCCGGGGGATCCCCGGCAGGACTGGCGTGGCTTGAATGGCTGGAATGGCTGTTCATGGTGTGCACCAATCACGATGGGCGGGGTAGCTGGATGCTGCAACGGTTCGGCGGCCGGAACCATGACGGCTCCGCACGGTGGTGCGACCTTTTCTTCAAGGCCGCCCGCCGGCATGGGGCGGGGCCGCCCGTGTCCATTTCAGGACCATCCGTTCCACGGGTCAAGGGGTCCGAGGCCTGTGCCGTCGTGTGGGGCATCGGCGTTGCGGTGTCATCCGCGCCCGAAGCGTCCTCTTCCGGAAGGCCTCCGCCGGAAGTGCCTTCGTCGTAGACGTACTTGCCGCCGCGCAGTGCCGAGGCCACGGCTGCCACCAGGCTGGCGACGATCGCAAAGCCGAAGGCCACGGTGAGTCCGTCGGCGAACGGGCCCGAGATCAGGGCGGGGAAGAATCCCCGGCCGGTGAGGTAGGCGGCGTCGGCGGGTGAAAGGTGCGCCAGGGCGGCGGGCCCCAAGAGCGTCTGCACCGGGTTGTAGCCCAGCAGGGACGCGAACAGGACGGACACCGGCGGCAGGCCGGCAACCCTTCCGGCGTCCACGGCGCCGACACCGTGGGTGACGAGCCCCTCGGTCAGCGTGGACGGGAGGGAGCGGGCCAGTCCCGTGATCATGAGGGAAAAGAAGATGCCGATGAACAGGACCATGGCGGAGTTCTGGAAAGTCGTGCTCATGCCCCCGCCCACGCCGCGGCGGTTGGGCGGCAGGCTGTTCATGATGCCGGCGCGGTTCGGCGCGGCGAACAGACCCATGCCGATACCGTTGGCCAGCAGGGCCAGCACAAAGCTCCAGTACTCGAATTCCACCGGCAGCAGGAGCAGCCACCAGAAGCTCAGGGCCGCGACAACCATGCCGCCGGTGGCCAGCAGCCTGGCCCCGCGCCGGTCGGAGATCGCACCGGAGACCGGCCCCGCCACCAGGAAGCCAGCAGTCAGCGGCAGCATGTAGATGCCGGCCCACAAGGGCGTCTCGGCAAAGCCGTAGCCGTGCCGGGGGAGCCAGATGCCCTGCAGCCAGATGATCAGGATGAACATCAGCCCGCCCCGGCCGATGCCGGAGAGCAGGCTGGCCAGGTTTCCGGCCGTGAACGCGCGGATGCGGAACAGGGAGATCTCGAACATCAGCTCGGCAACCCGGTTTTCCACGATGATGAAGATGCCCAGCACGATCACGCCGCCGACCAGCGCCGTCAGCACCCAGGGGTCGGTCCACCCCATGGTGTGGACGCCATATGGCTGGATGCCGTAGGTGATGCCGACCAAGACCGCGATCAGTCCCGCCGCAAACGTGATGTTTCCCCACCAGTCGAGCTTCGCCGGCTGCCGGATGCCGTTGTCATGCAGCCTCAGGTAGGCCCAGATCGTGCCGAAAAGCCCCACGGGCACCGAGACCAGGAACACGAGCCGCCAATCGACCGGGCCCAGCAGCCCGCCGATGATCAGTCCCAGGAACGATCCGGCGATGCCGGCCACTTGGTTCAGTCCAAGGGCCAGGCCCCGCTGGTCGACGTCGAACGCGTCGGTGATGATGGCATTGGAATTGGCCATCAGCAGGGCACCGCCCACTCCCTGGAGGACTCGCATGATGATCATCCAGTACACGGCCGGGACGCCCTGCATCCACGTCACCGCAAGCAGGATTGAAAACAGCGTGAAAATGGCAAAGCCGGCGTTGTACATCTTCACCCGGCCGTATATGTCGCCCAGCCGGCCAAAGCTGACCACCAGCACGGCCGTGACAACCATGTAGCCCATGATCAGCCACAGCAACAGGCTGGTGTTTCGCGGGGCCAAGGGATTGATGCCCACGCCGCGGAAGATGTCGGGCAGGGCGATCAGCAGGATCGATGCGTTGATCGTGGCCATGAGCATGCCCAGGGTGGTGTTTGACAGAACGATCCACTTGTAGCGGGGATTGGCCAGGTCGCGGGACCGCCGGATTGCCACGTTGCCGCCAAGCTGGAACTTTTCCTGAAGCATTTTTGTCAGCCCCTCCATGGACCACGGGGCAGGGGAATTGTTTACCTCTGTCAACTATCCATGTTAGTCCCGTGGCTGCGTCGGGAACCTGAGCATTTGCCCCGAGTGACTATCAGGGACTGTCCAGCAATCCGCAGACATCGTCGGCAATGAACTTTGGGGACGACGTGCGGTTTGGGACCGGGAGCGACAGCTCCTTGCGCGCTTCAAGCGGGCGAAGCTTGGATCGAATTCCCTACCGGCAGAGGCCCGGATCCCGTCCTCCGAAGATGAAGTGTCGGAATGCGGGCTCCGGGGGAAAACGAAAGGCTCGATCTGTCTAAACAGATCGAGCCTTTCTTACCGTGCACCCCCCGGGACTTGAACCCGGAACCTACTGATTAAGAGTCAGTTGCTCTGCCAATTGAGCTAGAGGTGCATTATGTCGTTTCGGTCAGCGCTCCGTGCGGAACCCGTCCTTGCGACGCAGATAATCATAACCAGAAAGTGGTCCAGAACTAAAATCGGGGGTTGGGGTTCGATCGGTCCGCCAAATTCCTTGTAAATACGCGGTTTTTCCCGCGATTTCGGAGGGTTCGCCCATGATTTTCGGGCGCTTCCCGCGAAAGTCGTTCTGTGACGGTGCGCACAGTTGGTTTCGGTGGCAAAGCGTATTCGCCTTAAAGGGTGAAACCTATGCATCGTTCAATGTTGGGGCGGCAGTTGTTGTCACTGGACCCCGCCGCTCAGTGTGCTCTTGGAAGGAATGTGTTTGTGTAGCGGTCAATGTCGGATGAGAGTGGTTCACGTGCCGCAAAAGCTGTGCAGCCAATGGCGGTCGACTAACGGTGACTGAGCTGTCCATGGCTTGGCTGGCGGGACTTCCTCAATTCCGCCGTGCCAACAGCGGTCGAACAAGACCGATGTGCAGCGATTCCATCTCGTACAAGACGGCGTGGTTAATTGGTTCAGCAGATCACCGTTCTTCAAGAGCGCGGCCGGATTGCGAAAACGCACGCTGTCCTCGACACACCCAAGGATCACTGCTCTACTCGAAAAGCGTGACGAATCAGGTGTTCTTGAAGATCAAGGGGGCCGGGATGAAGAAACGGCGATTCATCACATTCCACGGTTTTGCTGCGATCGCCACGGCTTCGTCGTTCACTTCTATTCGCCGGCAACCACAGCCAACACCGCAAAACGCCGCGGGCAATTTTTCATGCCCGGCCTTCGCGGTGACGCACCTCGCAACAGTGTCCAGCTCTCAAGTGAGCGGGATCGAGACTCCTGGCGAACCGGCAGCCTTGACGGTGGAACCATGTCCCGGAGTACCTTTTCCCGACGTCAATGGCTGCGACTCCGGCGGCAATGGAGGTTTCCAGGGCGACACCGGGACGTGGTGCCCCAGCAACCGTGGCGATCCCTGGATCGAGAAACTTAGGCCGCTGCATCGGCAAGGAAACGACCGGGAAGTTCTCCTGTCGCAACAAATAGACCTCCCCACCGGGCCATATGTTGGCTGCGGTTCCGGCGGGGTAGAAGCGACTGAAGGGATGCTCCTCTCGGCAATTCTTGTCAGGGATGTCGAGGGAGGGCCACCGTCCGGCTCGAACCTTTTCAACTCTCGGGAACTAGGGAACCGGGTGAGCTCATGAAGGATTCAGTGGTTTTCAGGGGGGAAGTTGGCAATTGGTGCGGTTCTTGCCCTGGTTTTGACTGGGTGCGGGTCTGGCGTCGTACCGCCACCGAGTCCGTCCAGTGTGGAACAGGGAAGCCCGACATCAAGCCCGGGCACCACTGCGGGGCAGTGTGTGGCCGATCCGGCCAACGTGGTCAAGGCCGCACCTGGAGCCTCGGGCACCCTGCCGAAATCCGTGGTTGCGACTCTCGACTCGGGCGCGAAGGCTGCCTTTGAGACGGCTGCGGCACCGGGGGCCATAGTGGGCGTGCGCACGCCTCAAGGCATCTGGACGGCGGCTTATGGGCTGGCCGACCCGACGACCAAGGCGCCTATGACCACAGACATGCATGCCCGAATTGGCTCCGTCGCCAAGACGTTCACCGGAACATTGCTGCTCCAATTGGCCGAAGAGGGCAAGCTCGGCCTCGATGATCCGATCGGCAATACCATCCCGGCATTCCCAATGGCGAGCGGATCACCCTGCGCATGCTGGCCAATATGACAAGCGGCGTGTCCAGCTTTTACACCGAGGATTTCTTGAAGCGCTACTTCGGCGACCCCTCCAGCAAGTTCACCACGGATGAGCTCATTGCCTACGGCGTTTCGGCCTCGCCGCTATTTGCCCCGGGGGAGAAGTTCAACTATTCCAACACCAATACCATCTTGCTGGGGACGGTGATTGAAAAGGTGACCGGACAGCCATTCCTGGAGGTGCTGAAGCAGCAAATCCTGGTGCCGTTGGGCATGGCGAACACCAGCTGGCCGGGTGATTCGGACGCGGTTCCGAGCCCTCATCCGCGCGGGTTTACGCTCCAGGGCTTGGAACCGCTGAACGAGCCCGTCGACGCCACGAACTGGACGCCGACTTTCGCCGGTGCCGCCGGCGCCTTGATCTCCACCGTTGAGGATTTGTTGACATACGACCGGGCGCTGGCCACGGGGCAGGGGCTGCTCTCGCCGGAGGCCCAAATAGCGCGGCTGAAGTCGTTCCCAACTCCGGCAGGCTATGGGCTGGCCTTGGGCTGCATTGGCGGGTGGGTGGGGCACACGGGGGAGCTGCCCGGTTTCAACACGGCCTTGTACTACGACACCACCACCGACACGTCGGTGGTGGTCATGGTCAACAGCGACATCTCCTCGGGTGGATGCGCCGAATCGCCCACGTTGAGTGACAATCCTGGCGAGCTGCCGTGCGCGGCCCCGGCCACACGCATTTTTGTGGGGGTTTCCAAGGCGTTGGGGCATGAGTTTGCGCCCGTGCCTTCACGATGAGGAAGTCCTGGCAGCCGTAGCGCTTCGAGGCCCGTTGTCGCGACCCATCCCGTGAGTCCGGGAGGTTTCCAGGGAAAAGCAGAAGGTCCGATTCGCAACTGCGAATCGGACCTTCTTTGCTGTGCACCCCCCGGGACTTGAACCCGGAACCTACTGATTAAGAGTCAGTTGCTCTGCCAATTGAGCTAGAGGTGCGGCTGTTGTTTTGCCGGAGTTCGTAACTCCTGCGCTCTGCAACGACATGAAACTATACCAGCTTCTCAGGCTTGCGCGCGACGCTTCCGACGTGCGCCAGCGATCGTGTGAGCCTTGGCGATGAACTCTGGGTTTGGGCGGCCCGATCGGGCGGGCGCGGGCCGGGCCCAGGCGTGTCCAGTGCGGTTGCGGGGCCGCTTTGGAGCCGTTGCATCCGGGAAAAGCAGAAGGTCCGATTCGCAACTGCGAATCGGACCTTCTTTGCTGTGCACCCCCCGGGACTTGAACCCGGAACCTACTGATTAAGAGTCAGTTGCTCTGCCAATTGAGCTAGAGGTGCGGCTGTTGTTTTGCCGGAGTTCGTAACTCCCGCGCTCTGCAACGACATGAAACTTTACCAGCTTGACGGGGGAATGCAAATCGAAATGGCCTTTTGCGAGCGAGGTCACAATAATCGTCCTGATTTGGGTTGTTGTGGCGGCAATAGCAGGACTTTAGCTACGTGAAAGATTGTTTCGTTGCCGGGGCATGTTCCTTTAGGGCAGGTGCCCTGATCGACCTAGGCTCAAGAGCATGAAGCAGAACACCGTTGTTACTTTTCCCAGTGAAGAACTCCTCGCTGCTGTAGGCCCTTTGCCAGAAGGTCTCGAAGCCGGCATTTGGGACTTCACGAGCGATCCCGTGGGCGTGGCCCTTGAGGCCATCGAAATTGCAGTTTTCCCCTACATGGCCAAGTTCTCCGAGCTGGAAGATGTCAAAAAGGCGCCGAACCTCAAGTTGGTGCAGACCCAAACCACTGGGTTCGACGGAATCCGTGAACTTGTTGGTCCGGATGTGTCAGTGGCTACTGCGCACGGCGTTCATGCCGCTTCCACGGCCGAGTTGGCCGTCGGGATGGCAATCGCCTCGCTGCGAGGCATCGGGGAGTCGGTGCGGGACCAGGCCGCCGGCCATTGGAATCCACGGCGTTGGCCGGGATTGGCCGACCGCAAGGTGGCGATTGTTGGTGTTGGCGGCATCGGCGAAGAAATTCGCAAGCGGTTGGTTCCGTTTGAAGTTGAGCTCAGCCGTTTTGGCACAC
It contains:
- a CDS encoding 2-hydroxyacid dehydrogenase — protein: MKQNTVVTFPSEELLAAVGPLPEGLEAGIWDFTSDPVGVALEAIEIAVFPYMAKFSELEDVKKAPNLKLVQTQTTGFDGIRELVGPDVSVATAHGVHAASTAELAVGMAIASLRGIGESVRDQAAGHWNPRRWPGLADRKVAIVGVGGIGEEIRKRLVPFEVELSRFGTRARTDEHGEILAIDDLHSRASSIEVLILIVPHNASTHHLVDAQLLSTLPDDAVIVNVARGAVVDTDALVAELATGRLRCASDVFDPEPLPEDHPIWKLPNALIVPHNGGNTEAFLPRMTALLKRQVVAWAEGRDSENLVYSAEAANRH
- a CDS encoding MFS transporter translates to MTEVNNSPAPWSMEGLTKMLQEKFQLGGNVAIRRSRDLANPRYKWIVLSNTTLGMLMATINASILLIALPDIFRGVGINPLAPRNTSLLLWLIMGYMVVTAVLVVSFGRLGDIYGRVKMYNAGFAIFTLFSILLAVTWMQGVPAVYWMIIMRVLQGVGGALLMANSNAIITDAFDVDQRGLALGLNQVAGIAGSFLGLIIGGLLGPVDWRLVFLVSVPVGLFGTIWAYLRLHDNGIRQPAKLDWWGNITFAAGLIAVLVGITYGIQPYGVHTMGWTDPWVLTALVGGVIVLGIFIIVENRVAELMFEISLFRIRAFTAGNLASLLSGIGRGGLMFILIIWLQGIWLPRHGYGFAETPLWAGIYMLPLTAGFLVAGPVSGAISDRRGARLLATGGMVVAALSFWWLLLLPVEFEYWSFVLALLANGIGMGLFAAPNRAGIMNSLPPNRRGVGGGMSTTFQNSAMVLFIGIFFSLMITGLARSLPSTLTEGLVTHGVGAVDAGRVAGLPPVSVLFASLLGYNPVQTLLGPAALAHLSPADAAYLTGRGFFPALISGPFADGLTVAFGFAIVASLVAAVASALRGGKYVYDEGTSGGGLPEEDASGADDTATPMPHTTAQASDPLTRGTDGPEMDTGGPAPCRRAALKKRSHHRAEPSWFRPPNRCSIQLPRPS
- a CDS encoding S53 family peptidase — protein: MNSHSSHSSHASPAGDPPDRVPLPGSERGPAPDRSAAARPGVRTIDEEQVEISVYLRRSRPVPEDKLPGGPQKGARPASHGASAKDIDLVTTTLTELGAVVVDANPATRCLRVAGTAGLLAEIFGTRLERVTSVAPNREAVTHRQRTGGLSVPAALDGVVTAVLGLDDRPAARPHFHVAPKAAAGVSYTPLDLARIYKFPADTDGTGQVIAIIELGGGFVQADLDVYFADLGIEGPTVIAIGVDGAANAPGSDPKGADGEVMLDIEVAGALAPRAALKVYFAPNTDAGFVDAVARAAHDTPTPASISISWGQNEDEWTAQARAEMDNAFVDATLLGATATAAAGDNGSADAASDGKNHADFPASSPHALACGGTRLMADPATGKVRSETVWNHSAKSATGGGVSDAFPLPPWQQQVTVSSGAEPSAVPGGRGVPDVAAVADPRTGYRVRVDGKDVVFGGTSAVSPLWAALLARLAQQQGHGFGLLQPAIYARVEAGLAASGFRDIKRGNNGTYRATAGWDACTGLGVPDGLALQAAIVIAIH